One Candidatus Hydrogenedentota bacterium genomic region harbors:
- a CDS encoding PLDc N-terminal domain-containing protein — protein sequence MKTLGAFSMLGVCLALVMLSACWQAWAQQQMSDAEAAASCAACGGFFFFIIIAGVVINILILVWVARDAKARGMDGAVLWMLLVFFTGLIGLVIYLLARPQGALVQCPHCNNKRLQASAVCPHCGNQ from the coding sequence AACGTTAGGTGCTTTTTCTATGCTCGGAGTGTGCCTGGCTCTGGTTATGTTGAGCGCGTGTTGGCAAGCATGGGCTCAGCAGCAAATGAGTGATGCGGAAGCTGCCGCCTCATGTGCGGCATGCGGAGGCTTCTTCTTTTTCATCATCATCGCGGGAGTGGTCATCAACATCCTTATACTGGTGTGGGTGGCCCGAGATGCGAAAGCGCGGGGAATGGATGGCGCGGTTCTCTGGATGCTGTTGGTCTTCTTTACCGGCTTGATAGGGTTGGTGATCTACCTTCTGGCCCGCCCACAAGGTGCGTTGGTACAGTGCCCGCATTGCAACAACAAGAGGCTTCAGGCAAGTGCAGTGTGCCCGCATTGCGGAAATCAGTAA